TGTCTTTGTGTTCCTTATACTTTTACTTCAGAATTAGCAGGGCTTGTGCTGATGAGTTTTACCTCTACTCAGGTTTTAGTGATTAGTTTTATTATCCTCTTTTCAGATTAATAACTTGTCCTTATAAAAGAGCACTGAGAGCTTTTAGGATGGAAAGAAATAGCTAGTCCATGATAAAGTGTCAGGAATGGTTAACGGAAACAGAAGAATCATTACTTCCTTTCCTTTGGGCTTCAGGCACAGTATGTTTATTTTACtctagtgagaaaaaaaaataatttttgcatcaAAACATAGAGAAAAGCACCATATTTCTAATTCAATAAAAAGACGACAAGGCATCATGAACCTTGTCCATGAAACACTGCAGCTTGATGTTACAACTCTCTGACATTCAGAGTAAAAACTGTTCCCACAATTCTGGGAACAGAAGAGAAATGTCCACCCCTTTGCATATAACTGGAGAATACTTTGTGCAGAATTGTCCTTTGATGACTCTGAAACGGGAGCAGTTGTACTGTTTTGTGTAACTGAGTAACATCAGCTGTGTTTGTTGCAAGTTCTGCAGCCTATACTGgctttattttaaactgtgaGTTATTTTAAAGGGGGACTTCCTTTACTTGCCTATTAAGGGGAGTTTCAGTTTATTCAAATTTCAGGTTACAGCTGCACAGTATGTTCAATCCAAACTCAAGCTACATATAAATGTGTTCTATGTTAATTTAAGACTTTTGAGCCTGTTTACTATAGAAAAGTTGTTCTGTGCGCCCATATACTGTACTAATTTGAGTGAAACAAGCTAATTATAAGTTGATGTCATATGgctaaaaaaatacatgtttattcCTTCCGTATTTCACAATACTGACTTTCTCAACCACATTTGCAGAACGCATGCATAACATGTTTTCTGGACCTAGGGCCTCACTGGATGAAGTTATGTTCTTTATAATTAAAAAGTTGAACCTCATGCAAAATCTTTGGGACTTTGTGGATACCAGCAGGCTGTTTCTGCTGCCTGTAAATTTATCTTTCACTGAATGATAGCAGAATTGTATTTttgccagaaaaagaaataaagtaggCACACAGACTATTGTAAGTCAGTGAGCATATTGTAGAGAATGCACCGTGATTCGTTGTCTACACAAGTTGGAAATAAAAATGGGGGACAAATGAATGTTCAAAGTTGATTTGGAGAAATCATGAATCCTGCCTGAAAAAatagacttgattttttttttctgagaactaccCATTATGACAGTTGTTCAGTAGCTGACAGGCACCTGTCTCCAGCCAAGTGAAGGTAAATTCAGTGACCTGTTACTACTTATAGTTCAGGAGCACTTAAATTACATACCATTGTGCTATTTTATTGCAAAAATTACAATGAAGAAATTTATTCTTGCCTGAAAAGTTTATAGTCCTGAAGAAAAACTATTTAATGCTTCTGTAAAGGGAGTGCGCAGCAGTTCTCTGCCCATTACAAAGCCCCTTTGGAGTATTTGTTACTCTGAAAGAGCCTGTCCCATGTATGTCTTGTGTCCAGTAATGTTTCATTGATGTAAGGACAATCTATAAAATTGCTCTGTTTTCACTTATTTCCTCTGTGTATGGTATcaagcttttttctttggaaaggacTGGAAGTGTATGGATTTGGTGTGAAAGACAAACTGAAATTTCCAGCAGATGCTCATTCTCAAACCCCCAGTTAGAGATGGCATCTTCGATGTACAACATGTCCCTTGAGTCATAAATAATGCTTTCAGCAAACACCGACACAGATTATTAGACCAGTAAGTCACTCTCTAAATTTGTCTTGTTCTAGAACCCTATTAACAGCTGTAAGTAATATGTACTAATGTGAGGCTATAATCATGTACACctttattagaaattaaaaaaaaagagagtgtgtgaaaataaataaataaataaacaaaccaacccaaatgcTCAGTTTGAAAAGAACCCacgtgggggtgggggaaacatAGCAGTCTACCTCTGTGAAACATCCCACATTTTGGGTTTTCCAGCTGTTTGCAGAATACTACTATTTCTTGTTCCTCTCCTGATAATATAAATTGCAAAAGAGGTGGTTAGACGGGACTGTTTCAGGAGTAAGATTACAGAAGACTAAACATATCTGCAGACTGCTCATCTAATCCACTTTTAACGTGTGGTAAGAAACCAGTAGAGAAGCAACTGTAAACAGGATGGGTGTTGAGAGGAAATATAGTAGTGTAGAGTGCCTCAGGACTGCCTGTCTattggtattcttttaagagcttttCTAACATGCAAAGAACCAATCATTACATTGTAAGTCAGAAAACTGCAAGATTCTGAATGGCAGCTTAGCAGCAGGAAACTTTTGCACTTTTGGTAGAAGAGAATTGTGTGGaaggactggggttttttttggaagaggaTATCTTTAAGGTGAAATATTTGGGAGAAAGATATTACTGGTTCACCTGCAGCAGGCCCTATATTTCTGAACTGCCTGGAATCCAGCATGAAGTCTCAGATAAAGTAGAGTAAGTCTCTTTCACTGGCTTATCAcagtcaacattttaaaattaacattccAATAACTTTAGATGCCAGTGAGACTGTGGAATAGCTTTGCAGAGGAACTGAACTTCTTTTCTTATTTAAGAAGCACTTGCAAGTGTTCATGctgatttctgaaaattaagCCCCAAGTGCCAAATTCATAAAGTCAAAGATAAGTCTGGAAAACGTTGTCACAGGTATGACAACTGTTTGTATTAGGTTTCTATATGAGGTATCAAATAATAGTAGTGATAGGACACTTTATCTACTGGCTGTCTTGAAAAAGCTGTTAATCTTTACAGCTGTATTGAAAGACCTGCACACTATGTGCAGTCCAAGCCCAGATTTCCTTGACTTcattggaaaatgtttttgtttcttaaagaacGTGGCCttataaatgaaaacaagcaTAGGTCTACAATATCAAATTGTTTAAAAAGTTTAACTGTTGCTTGGCAGCACTTGCAAGGGGATTACACACTTTTTTTCCAACGAGAGAAATCTGAAGCAATCAGATTTCAATCAAGAAATCTTGACTGGCAGTTCACagacttcttgttttctttcgTGGCTTTATCAGGTTGTGAACATACGAATTGGGAAATGTCACTGGGAGTAGGAGGGAAACTGAAATTGGCTGAGTTTTTCTCCCTCAGGGGAAGTTCTGAGCGCCACATCTGCCCAGGAAGACTTTTTCCATGAGAAATGTCATGCATTGGAGCAAGAAGCTCCAGGATGGAGCTTCTTTAGAGATATGTGGGTTATTGATTGAGAATTAAGGACCTTGACACTCTCTATCACAGAAATTGGAGTCAACACCCTGACTGTTCTAATTCAATGGCTTTGCAGCAAATCAGCTTTATAACATAGCTGAAAATCAATGAGTCTTCCTATAATTAATCATTGTTTCTACTTTATtaacaatgtatttaaaattaaaaataacagactaatatttttaaagcagtattaCTTTTCATTCTCTACAAGGAAAAACATTGCATAaataatttctgagaaaaaaataaatacgtaATTCACTCTCTGAAACAATACGTTTTCTCTCTAGGTTCTGGTCCCGcataaaataattgcaaaatcGATCAACATCACAAATTTCCATGGTTTATATGATTTCAGCATAAACTCTACATAGAAAATAAGAACAGTGAGGAACTGTTTTCATCCCAAACTGTGTTCATCTGATACTAGGCTTAGCATTTCTACAGGATATATACAGCATGTGACAATTCACTTTCTAACAATATTCTTTAATGTAAAACACAAACATTAGTCTGAATGTTGACAAGCTAAGTAAAGGAAAGTCGCTGTCAAACTAAAGACTTACCAAAGTTGCACATACCAAAGACTTTTCTAGAGGAAATCATGACTTTAAAATTAGCAGAGGCTCACTTTTAATGCAGAACCATCACCTTACTCCCTTACTGTTCCGCTGGCTTGCACAGTCAGCGCTACGAAGTGTGTGGCCAGATAATCCAAACtctacagaacagaaaatgtaCGTTGAGATATCTAAGCTGATACTAAAGTCAATTGTGTTCTAGGAAATAAGGCATAATCAGTACCTTTTATGTTAAATTATGCACATCGTTAGCTGTTTACAGGACAAACATCAGTGAGGTTATCTGGTTTGAGAGGAGCATCCATTTCATAAATCTGCTCCACTTagaatttttttaactgttcctaAAACAAATCATTGTCCCTAAACTAAATATGGTTTTAGTTTTCAAATCTCAGTTTTGAATCTGTTGATCCTAcagtcttttaattaaaagtacgAAATAGATTTATCACACTTTCACTTTTGTTTTGACAACATAAATGTCATGTTTTGTGTTTTAGAGGAAACAACTGGGGCATGAGGACATCTGACAGGATGTTAATTTCCAAACAATTTGACTTCAGTCACCATAACTGTTGAAATCCCTGCTATCACTAACTTTCTACAAGTCATTCAGAGAGTGGTAACTCTCCAGGTACTTCCCTAATTGCATGCTTGTCCTGCATCATGGCACTTACAAAATTGGGGAAAGGATCTCAGTGTTCTTTTCACATAAAGTGAGTTAGAATGACTTCTAACAAAGTGTGATTGCCACCATAGCAGCTTcactttcttctgcctttctacTTGTACAAGCCACATGACTTCACATGAATCTCCAAGGTGTACCTCTCCTCTCAGACTGAATTTAGGTGTTGCTACCTCCAGCTTGGTTTATCTCATTCTCTTATCAGACCATAACTGCTATAATCTGATAGATTTTTGACTATGTGAGCCTTTGACCCAGCTTAGCAGAAGGAATTAGAACCTACTGCAGTCAGAACATCATGCCGTGGCCTGTGAGTGCCATTTGATGTTTTGTAAAATATCCAGAGCTGCTAGGCTGTATCACTCAGAGCCACCTTCTAATAAGCATTTTCTAACTCATGCTGGTTAGATTTgctgctcctggctctggagAGACGGGGCTTCTTGTTCTTCTGAGGCCTGACAGTTTCCTTTCCAAAGTCCTTCAGCTCAGACTGGTTGTGGTAGCGAGTGTAGCGCTTGCATTTGCAGGATGTGACAGCTCGGAATTTGTAAGTCCGAGTCTCTTCCTCGGGACAAGCCATCTGGATGCGCTGCATGCGAGTATGAGCAGGAATGCAGCGATAATCCAGGGCATTCTGACGCCACCACTTCCCTCTACCAATAGAGTTGGGAAGGAGATGCGAGGGGACACACTGACCAGAGCAGACCAGTTCCTTGACAGGCTTGATGCTACGGCAAGGCCCCTCTGTGACATAGCGGGTGGTTCGCATTTCTCTGCAGCTAAAGCCAGAAGCAtctgcaaaaaagaaacacattagtTACTGCTTTCCTCACCATCCTTGAGAAAGCACTTTTTGTTTCTGTAGCAGATATCTAGCTCTGAGCTAGATACAAGCAGGACAGCTTGAATGGCAGATTTTGGGAAGAGTATCTCCAAAGACTCATTCATGCAGCTTCTAAATAGTTGGGGTTACTCTAGTTATGAGACTCTTGAATAACAGTGTACAAATTGATGAATAAAATCCTTCTCTTGCCACTAGGTAAATTCCATGTCAGGGTTGTGCAGGTGGGCAGGGGAGCTTCTGAAGTGtaaccccagcagcagcagttacTTCATGGGAAATTTTGATGGGATTCTCCTGGCTTCATTTACCTGTGGGTAAAACCTTCTCCCATTGCTCTAGTTTAACTCTATTGACTTCAGAGGTTGACTCCAGATTTAAATTCTTTTGCAACAAAGAAAGTGTTACTTAAGTGATTTTTAACCAGCATTATGTGTTCCAGGTTAGGGAAATAGCAGGTAACAACAGTGCTAAGGAATTGCCACTCTTCAGGCATTAGATTTTCCAAGTTTACTGCTCTCTGTGATAATCCCACATGTCCCACATAATTTCCTTCAAACAGCTAGAGGCATATTCTGGCTGCTTAGGAACCTtaactgtgtttttttccccccttcttctcAATGGATAGCTATAGGCAAATGAAACATTaagaaatacaagattttttaGCATTAAGGATTTAGAAAAACTTTCCAACTCTAGGAACAGACTTTTTCCAAAGGTGTCTCTTTTGCCAAGTGACACGCTTGGCTAATTGACTTGTTTGGAAGACACAGAATTTGATTTTTGAAGGTGTTTATCAAAGACCTTCATCTAGATAAACACATTTTAATGTTCCTCTCAGTCAAAAGGATAGTTTTAACTCAGGAATGCTACTTGGGGTGGAAATCCTTGAAGGTCAGATTACAAACAGAAGGCTGTGTCTGTTAGGCCCATTCTCCTTGCTGTGCACAAGGTGGTTCCCTCCTTAGTACATCAGAAGAGAATTCTGACCCTGAGTCATTAGTGATAGAACAATATTTgcacagacattttaatttttgcttttcctgtgaagTACAGAAACATGATTTTTAGTGCTCAGGTTTATATTGATCAAAGTACAGCTagcaagatttcattttttagaaGTTTTAAGGACTGCATTAATGAAATGAAACGATCCATGTCATAATATTGTGACAAAAATGCTGACAACTAAACTCCATGTGCACTTAGACTAATCCCACCAAGTTCCCTAAGCATTTAAGAAAATTATGTCTGTCTATGTAAATAATGGTCTGAATCAGGTGTATTGTACTACTGTAGCACATAGGCAGATACAGTTAAATATACAGTAATTTGCCTCAGCTATATAGGTTTATTTTCTGTGCATATATTTCCTGTTCTGTATGTGTGCAGGTTCCATGTACTGCAAAATTATTCATGGTCTGGTTCCACGTGTCCTGGGAAGGTCTGGCCACTTTGGATTATCATTTTGATTCCTTGTGTTAAAGATGTTAAAATAAGTATGCAACACCATTGCATATCTTGAATAACTGTCCAGTCTCCTTCACTCTCTCTTTCTTAAGTAAATGTCCTTTCCACTTCAAAAAATATGCACATATGAGAGGTACAGATTCCCCCCAGTTGATGTCAGAGTAGTAAGAGGCTAAAAAATGAAGGTATTCAGAtgtaacaacaaaaccaacctgcCTTGACCTGGTGGTTGGTGAGGCTGCCTTGGAGAAGCAGAGTGCTCCCACTTTTAGGGATTTAAGACCCATATAAAGTTGCACTCTCaaaaccattctttttttttttttttttaaatattgttaatGCTATGGTTTTAAACACCTTAACTgacagctgcagcaggaaaacatAATTCCCTTCCAGTTGTCCCCAGAGAAAGGCGGCTAACTCAGATCTGCAATGCACAATAGTGGAAAGTGTAAGTTTGACTTGTTGCTATGTGCATTTGGTAGCCAAATGCGTCAGTCCGGAGGACCAAGTTCGCCCTGTTTGCCGGGCAAGTGAAGAACACTTCTTTAAAACTACCTTTCTCTGTTTGGTGCTAACTACCCATCTTCCATCTCTGCTCACAAAGCTTGTGTTTTGCATCATTGCTAATGGTAGACATTTGGCCAAACGCAGTAACAATATCTTATGAAGTATGTCAGTGCTGTAAAGTAGCCAAACTGATTCCAAGCTTGCACACTTCTGCAAAATAAAGTTCCCTCAATTCCTTTGGGCATGAATTCCCCTGGGGACTGCTTTAACTGTTCATAACAGCTTTTTTGGCTGCTGGAATCTGGCTGAAAAGCTGGCTGTTGGCACAGGGCAGCGAGCAGCACGCTTCTTTCATCTAGCTGAATGCAACCTCCATGTGCCATTTTTGCTGTGTGATCTTAGACATCACTAGTGTGACTCTTTCTTAATATTAAGAATTTATATTATTATCTTCACTGTCAACCCATTGCCCCATCTTAACATCAGAGAAAGAGAGATCATTTGTGGTATTTCCTCACACTGCTTGCAAgcacaaaacacagagaaatttaAGTAATATCTTCTACAGGTTTTATGTATTGGATTTGTGTCTGCAGGGAGCAGCTGGGCAGAGTAGGAATGCATGTTGTAGTACCTGAGGATTGTTCAACAGATAGACCACATTTTTCATCAGTAAACTCCTGTATATCCCTTCTAACATTTACATTGATACTTCAACAGTAGCTGTAACTCTGTATCACTTTACAGTGTTAGCTCCACACCTgaagtttttaataaataaacatatatGGTAACAAGTATTCTTTTACAAACTGCCTGTTAGGTCCAAAACAGTAATAATGATGTTATTTTTCTTACCGTTAGGGTCTGGAGCTTGTTGTATGTGTCTTCCTCCATGCTTTGCCTGGTTCATTGTGTTGTTGCTGAAAGCCTGCTCCATCggtgtttctgtattttcagtgatcTCAGGAATGATTTCTGTGGcatcatttttaaacatttgccaCCCTTCCACAGATCGAAATGCAATTTGTATTAAGACACAGACAGAGTACACAGCCCAAGCGATCTGCATGGTGGCAGCTCACAGATTAGCTTTTCAGCACCCTGACAGTCTCAGATCCCAGGCAAAGGCACATTATTCcccttttttaaatcctttttagaACCAAGCCAGCCAATGACTATACAAAGTGGGAAGGGCCAGACAACAACTCATTCATCTCAGCTTTTGTCAGTGTGAAATAAAATGGGTGTGTGGGAGTGGGTTAGTGACAATATTCTACACCTTCTATGTAAAAACTTCTCATATGTGCTTCATTTTTATGGCTGGCAACGATAGTGATCGACAAGACTAGGATGAATTGCAACCTGACAagtctttctgcagttttttctGACAATGGTAGAATTAAAACTTGCTTCTACCTCCATATTTGAATCTTTGGTTATTGTCTTTTCCAAAGGTTTTTCAGACTTTGTATTTTTACTGTTCTTCCTCCCTGAGCCACTCCctgcacaccccccacccccccgtaaTAAAGTAAGCAAATCTAGAAACTGTAGCTCAGTAGTTACACTTTTCACTCTCTGCAAGAAAATgactgggtggtggtggggtgtagctttttttttcctttacaaaacaaGGAACTCcacattttatttcacaaatgtaccagaagaaactggaaagaacttcttttcaaaatgagaagttgttttgtttagttttcattaaaaaaaaagctacttggAATATGTTAGTTAGGGTAAACAGCCAGGATGTTGTACATCATGCTTTTTGTTGTGCTCTTTCTCACCTTTGTATcgcttaaaaaaaaagcattcatgtTTGCTTTAAATACACTGCATACTACTACTTCTGCTGACATTCTGTGCAAGTGTTGAATATAGGACATTTGCTTATTTTAAACACAAGAACATGACCAGACTGATTTCCATTCATGATGCAACCAACAGAGAGAATTGATGACCTTATGTCTAGGGCACCGATGCCTGAGATGTATTAATGTGTCATGTTTTAAAATCTCCTCTATAGTATTCTAGTGGTGATAGCTGCATCATTTCTTTGTCTCAAGACCACATACACTTTCAAGTTATTTGCAAATGATGTCAGGCTAAATACATCAATCAGAAAGCATCTCAGCTTTTAGTAAGGTTAGATACTACACTGAGCTCATCATAgccactgaaagcaaaatgtttgcttAAAGCAGTAGAGGGACATCCATGTGTGTTACTGCAATGTTTGTTGCATACATCCTCATGAAAATATTTCACGTAGAAGAGATTAAAAAGTGATTCACTGTCTGACTTTTCCTTACTACTGCAAGACTCATTACCGAAGGCTTGCATTCCATTCTGACAATTCCCCTGACCTGGCACAGAAAACAGATGTCACCAAATTTAAAGTGGAGGTGTATTCTCCCTTGGTGTGACCTTGATGATAAATAATAGATTTAAACAACAGCAATGACCTGAGGACATTTTGCATCTTCAGCCttatacagacacacacagcaGATGCACTAGTTTGATGAGCTTTAGCATACCTGCTCTGTACAATGGTCCTTTCCTAAAATAATAGCATCCGAAATATATTACGACATGCTTTCTCTCCTACCCTTTCTCTCTGCCCAAAATTATAGAGATTAGCATTCTCAGAAGAGCCCTCCTTTCCAAGAATCTCTAAAAGCAACCATGCATTGTGTTGCATACAACTGTGTGCCCTTACTGTCTgttccccttcctcctttcctccaacCCACATCTTATGCATCCTATCATCtcagaaattattctgttttTATGGAGGGCTACaacttactattttctttttacaaattttttttcttctccacagtCAGTCAGGATATTATTCTTCAATACGGGCTGTTGCCACATAAGTTGCCTCAGATGTGCTGATTCCTTTTTCCCTATAatcatcagcagcagcagcactatcTTTCATTAATAACTGCCTGCTTTACTCAAAGCAGTTAATGATCGTCTCACAAATACAGGAAACCCAAACACTCAGCCATTGCAAACATTTTTCCAAGCATAATTTTTCCCACTTATGAGTAAGTCTATTTTTGTCTTAGACATACAGGTGAAATCTAGTCAACAGCAAGGGATACACAACTTCACAGGGGGATCATATGATTGccaaccaaataaaaatgatTCTGAAGAAAAGACAGACACCAGCTTGGAAAGCTGTGCAACCACCTTCCTTGCagattttggttggttggttggttgatcAGTTGGTTTAtttaggggttggggtttttttccttcaaagaacaGGCTAGACTACCATGATTATGTTATACTTGATATTGCGTACAACGATCTCAAGCTTTGCTTTCAGGCCTTACAATAccgctgttttttcttttctttggaaatactgACTTGCGATCTTCTAATGGCCCTCAAAGGAATAAAAAggtatggggttttgttttggttttttagttaACTGAAGAAGTTGGGTAGGCTGACCAGGAACTAAACAAAGATTTTTAACTTGGTATTGGTTTTGTCAGATAGGAATACCACCTTGTATTGGTATTCACCAATAGTGACCTTGTCCAAAGTGACATCACAGCTTGTGGCACAATGGAGTGCAGctgaaaagcagaacagcagagcagaaaaaaattgagtACTGGTAATCACTGAACCATTGCTACCGATTCACTCCCCTATTTAAATGCCTTCAGAATTATATGCATCTATCAAAGCTCAGtttctgttaatttcttttcatgtaatGTCTGCCTAGACAATATTTCCAAAAGCTATCATTGTCAAGTAGTAGGCCTACTACAGAGAACCACATTTACAGTAATCATCACATAAAACATAAACATTTCTTGATGTAGCTTGTCTAAGTACTTAAACAATCCCCTCTATTAACTGCCTTAACATTTATCTGTATTACTCACtgggagaaataataataattaaaaaaatctatgaaagTAAAAATCAGAAGCTATATTTAGCCTCCAGCTTAAAACTTCTTGTCCATTCAGACTCCCTAACTACAAAAACATTCTTCCACGTCCTGTAGCTGCTTGCCTGCCCACAGTACTTCCTGCAACAAAGCAGACGTGGTCTGGGCTGCAGCCCCCTACAAATGATTTTTGCACTGTTAatgaagcacaggaaaaaataagagCGGTATCAAGAACGCTTTCAGAATGAACCCTCACCCACCAGGGTGGAACTGAGTTTGGATCCTCTACATTCAGAACTGGGAT
This genomic window from Accipiter gentilis chromosome 5, bAccGen1.1, whole genome shotgun sequence contains:
- the SOST gene encoding sclerostin — translated: MQIAWAVYSVCVLIQIAFRSVEGWQMFKNDATEIIPEITENTETPMEQAFSNNTMNQAKHGGRHIQQAPDPNDASGFSCREMRTTRYVTEGPCRSIKPVKELVCSGQCVPSHLLPNSIGRGKWWRQNALDYRCIPAHTRMQRIQMACPEEETRTYKFRAVTSCKCKRYTRYHNQSELKDFGKETVRPQKNKKPRLSRARSSKSNQHELENAY